The following proteins are co-located in the Osmia bicornis bicornis unplaced genomic scaffold, iOsmBic2.1, whole genome shotgun sequence genome:
- the LOC114881191 gene encoding uncharacterized protein LOC114881191 → MTDFDYSSTLIDSKVRKDDTYMRPAITQAISAIVPEVCDGIIEVLQEYVKAPSTEEEWLTVAKEFKDKWNFPHFIGAVDGKHVMIQAPWNSGTEYHNYKNFFSIVLFALVDADYNFMYVDVGCQGRISDGGVFKNTNLYKKLENNTSNIPTPSALLVSYSLKIPYMILGDKAFALNQYTMRPFEGNPERGSIERIFNYRHSRARKVVGLYQKVGRKFGCVIYHWKALNERNTMVWVGGLKYVILT, encoded by the exons ATGACTGATTTCGACTATTCAAGTACATTAATTGATTCTAAAGTGCGAAAAGATGATACATATATGAGACCAGCCATTACT CAAGCGATATCAGCTATTGTTCCAGAAGTATGCGATGGAATAATCGAGGTACTTCAAGAATATGTGAAG GCACCGTCCACTGAGGAAGAGTGGTTGACTGTTGCAAAAGAATTTAAAGATAAATGGAACTTTCCACATTTTATAGGTGCTGTGGATGGAAAGCATGTAATGATCCAAGCACCGTGGAATAGTGGCACAGAATACCATAACTACAAGAATTTCTTTAGCATAGTATTATTTGCCTTAGTTGACGCAGACTATAATTTTATGTACGTCGACGTAGGATGCCAAGGACGAATATCCGATGGCGgagtatttaaaaatactaatttgtacaagaaattggaaaataataCATCAAATATACCAACACCAAGTGCTTTACTAGTCTCATATTCGCTGAAGATACCATACATGATATTAGGTGATAAAGCATTTGCATTAAATCAATACACCATGAGACCATTCGAAGGCAACCCAGAAAGAGGCTCAATTGAAAGAATATTCAATTATCGGCATTCTAGAGCTCGAAAGGTGGTTGGACTTTACCAAAAGGTGGGACGCAAATTCGGATGCGTCATATATCATTGGAAAGCCCTTAACGAAAGGAACACAATGGTGTGGGTGGGAGGTCTTAAATATGTGATCTTGACCTGA
- the LOC123989188 gene encoding lysine-rich arabinogalactan protein 19-like → MPIEKEQRRKAPATPLGKTDPRTQEARPRITRIETGSWPIRIVGPPPRVQAPPRPEPGLTAETVGPAAAPQPMTPTPPPPPRRVRVARAPPDSRTTTAATSTRRSYAAVCGTRPASRTSSRPAIRPRGNRTASSTNSAPDSRACAQDPPPPRTPPPPIAGLGLTSPRRTITRPTTLARFAPVGRTPPAPAGPVYRDAASQTGAARHDDPTSSGPPVTLAAGRPNEAICSVGRLSNRRPTLITLADGTILSLLRLRGDRIRIRANHGPGPSPPPGSPSTTAQDSRPTP, encoded by the coding sequence ATGCCGATAGAAAAGGAGCAACGCCGGAAGGCACCAGCGACACCACTAGGCAAGACGGATCCGCGGACACAAGAGGCCCGACCGCGAATCACGCGGATAGAAACAGGGTCCTGGCCCATCCGCATCGTGGGGCCACCACCACGGGTCCAGGCACCGCCACGACCAGAGCCCGGCCTGACTGCCGAAACCGTCGGCCCAGCCGCCGCACCGCAGCCGATGACACCGACGCCGCCACCACCGCCACGACGGGTACGAGTGGCCCGAGCACCGCCGGACagcaggaccaccaccgccGCCACGTCCACGAGGCGCAGCTACGCCGCCGTCTGCGGCACCCGCCCGGCCAGCCGCACCAGTAGCCGCCCCGCCATCCGCCCCAGGGGCAACCGCACCGCCAGCAGCACCAACAGTGCCCCCGACAGCCGGGCCTGCGCCCAGGATCCACCGCCACCCCGGACACCGCCACCGCCGATAGCCGGCCTCGGCCTGACGTCGCCTCGCCGGACTATTACGAGGCCCACCACCTTGGCCAGGTTCGCGCCCGTTGGGCGAACCCCGCCTGCGCCAGCCGGGCCAGTATACCGGGACGCCGCCTCCCAGACCGGCGCAGCCCGCCACGACGACCCGACCAGCAGCGGACCCCCGGTAACGCTCGCAGCCGGGAGGCCAAACGAGGCGATCTGCAGCGTGGGACGCCTCTCAAACCGCCGCCCCACACTAATCACCCTGGCCGACGGGACCATCCTGTCCCTCCTGCGGCTACGAGGGGACCGCATCAGGATCCGGGCCAACCACGGCCCCGGACCATCACCACCGCCCGGATCACCGAGCACTACCGCGCAGGACAGCCGCCCCACGCCCTAG
- the LOC114881192 gene encoding uncharacterized protein LOC114881192, with protein sequence MTKPNSGFRTPEIIFTVTHHYLQNHVQLRFKVILEVISSDYKIQYTKFAEYTMDTAKRYTELYPWYPMSPTMHKILIHGLIVIQNALLPIGQLSEEAAEARNKHFRMYRQQYARKFSRESCNLDVVNRLLLTSDPLLTGMRPKVQKKTEPFLTERNTTNAHFS encoded by the exons ATGACGAAACCAAATAGTGGATTCAGGACACCAGAGATCATCTTTACCGTAACGCATCATTACTTACAAAATCATGTTCAATTAAg atTTAAAGTAATATTGGAGGTAATATCTAGTGATTACAAAATACAGTACACAAAATTCGCTGAATATACGATGGATACTGCAAAACGGTATACTGAATTGTATCCATGGTATCCAATGAGTCCGACCATGCATAAAATTCTAATACATGGTCTCATAGTAATTCAGAATGCTCTACTGCCAATAGGGCAATTATCAGAAGAGGCGGCAGAAGCTCGCAATAAACACTTCCGTATGTATAGACAACAATACGCAAGAAAATTTTCGAGGGAATCATGCAATTTAGATGTCGTTAATAGATTACTTCTTACTTCCGATCCTCTTTTAACCGGAATGAGACCAAAAGTACAGAAGAAAACAGAACCGTTCCTTACAGAAAGAAACACTACAAATGCTCATTTCAGCTGA